A window of the Lactuca sativa cultivar Salinas chromosome 5, Lsat_Salinas_v11, whole genome shotgun sequence genome harbors these coding sequences:
- the LOC111899112 gene encoding auxin-responsive protein SAUR76 produces the protein MARGGGGGKLTKLKSVLKKWHSFGKPSARSTGGNAIAADPRHCHAVYVGKSRRRYHITSEVAEHPVFQELVERSGDGETVDCEVVLFEHLLWMLENADPQPDSLEELVDLYAC, from the coding sequence ATGGCGAGAGGCGGAGGTGGAGGTAAGCTAACGAAGCTCAAGTCCGTGTTAAAGAAGTGGCACTCCTTCGGAAAACCTTCAGCGCGTAGCACCGGTGGCAATGCTATTGCCGCCGACCCAAGACATTGCCACGCTGTGTACGTCGGAAAATCCCGCCGGCGTTACCATATAACCTCAGAGGTGGCGGAGCATCCCGTGTTTCAGGAGCTGGTGGAACGTTCCGGCGACGGGGAGACGGTGGATTGTGAGGTGGTTCTGTTTGAACACTTGTTATGGATGCTTGAAAATGCAGACCCTCAACCGGATTCTTTGGAGGAGTTGGTGGATTTGTATGCTTGCTAA